In Stigmatopora nigra isolate UIUO_SnigA chromosome 11, RoL_Snig_1.1, whole genome shotgun sequence, the following proteins share a genomic window:
- the mylkb gene encoding myosin light chain kinase, smooth muscle isoform X1, which produces MDFKANLKGVKAKTEDPRKAPGGAPQQVDFRAVLGKKGGVVKVEKNATSAPAASTADDPKKKPAESADKSVDNCAAGGAPKFSQKLSDATVLDGQRLHLECRLEDGDDGAGGGEASWTLDGKLIKASKFIVLKKQGGVCSLSIDKALPEDEGVYKCKVENSAGRDECSCLVLVEDPPEKSAADKDSKKKTAATSESEARIKKPSSKTPPRQALPPNITEFPEDMKILAGEKVEILCKFSGAPPIHCTWLKFRKPIQEGAAGTSIAGGHGSSLLSIASGQQEHCGCYTVELRNQYGLRQAALNLTIVDKPDPPAKVPALSDVRRSSLTLSWYGPTYDGGSAVQTYHLEMHDSAQGDWKPLVSCNSTSYNVQNLLPERQYKFRIRAENIYGVSEPSAESDQVTVGLPDAKENQEEAEEEEDDSEKEPDYRQVTVRNDVKVKELYDVEERLGTGKFGQVFKLLEKATKKTWAGKFIKAYSAKDKENVRHEIGIMNSLHHPKLVQCVDAFEGKSDMVVVLEMISGGELFERIIDEDFELSEREVIKYMLQIVDGVGFIHRQGIVHLDLKPENIMCVNKMGSRIKLIDFGLARRLENAGTLKVLFGTPEFVAPEVINYEAISYPTDMWSIGVICYILLSGLSPFMGDNDNETLANVTSATWDYEDEAFDEISDDAKDFITRLLKKDMKARLTCPQCLEHPWLKQDTNTMKAKKLSKERMKKYILRRKWQKTGHAIKAIGRLSSMAMMAGVHAKRGSPTEEDQRFLECLELEHKSQCKPSFSSVIKDVEVVEGSAARFDCKIEGYPDPEVVWYKDEQPIKETRHFQIDYDEDGNCSLVISEVSGEDDAKYTVKAVNSLGEDTCTAELLVEVMAGEEEEEEEEEEEEEE; this is translated from the exons ATGGATTTTAAGGCCAACTTGAAGGGGGTCAAGGCCAAGACGGAGGACCCGCGCAAAGCGCCCGGCGGCGCCCCGCAGCAGGTGGACTTTCGCGCCGTGCTGGGGAAAAAGGGCGGCGTCGTCAAGGTCGAGAAGAACGCCACTTCCGCCCCCGCCGCCTCCACCGCCGATGACCCCAAGAAGAAGCCCGCGGAGAGCGCGGACAAGTCGGTGGACAACTGCGCGGCGGGCGGCGCGCCCAAGTTCTCCCAGAAGCTGAGCGACGCCACGGTCCTGGACGGACAGCGCCTGCACCTGGAGTGCCGATTGGAAGATGGCGACGacggcgccggcggcggcgaggCCAGTTGGACGCTGGACGGGAAACTGATCAAAGCTTCCAAGTTCATCGTCCTCAAAAAGCAAG GTGGCGTCTGTTCGCTGAGCATCGACAAAGCCTTGCCCGAGGACGAAGGCGTCTACAAGTGCAAAGTGGAGAACTCGGCGGGCCGGGACGAATGTTCTTGTCTGGTTCTGGTGGAGg ATCCTCCGGAAAAGTCGGCGGCCGACAAGGATTCCAAGAAGAAGACGGCCGCCACTTCGGAGA GTGAAGCGCGAATCAAGAAGCCCTCTTCCAAGACGCCTCCCAGACAAG CCTTGCCGCCCAACATCACGGAGTTCCCGGAGGACATGAAGATCCTGGCCGGGGAGAAAGTGGAGATCCTGTGCAAGTTCTCGGGAGCCCCGCCCATCCACTGCACCTGGCTCAAGTTCAGGAAACCG ATCCAGGAGGGCGCGGCGGGGACGTCCATCGCCGGCGGCCACGGCAGCAGCCTGCTGAGCATCGCCAGCGGGCAGCAGGAGCACTGCGGCTGCTACACCGTGGAGCTCAGGAACCAATACGGCCTCCGCCAGGCCGCCCTCAACCTCACCATTGTTG ATAAGCCGGACCCGCCGGCCAAGGTCCCGGCCCTGTCCGACGTGAGGCGTTCCAGTCTGACGCTGTCGTGGTACGGCCCCACCTACGACGGCGGCAGCGCCGTGCAGACCTACCACCTGGAAATGCACGACTCCGCCCAGGGGGACTGGAAGCCGCTGGTGTCCTGCAACAGCACCTCCTACAACGTCCAG AACCTCCTCCCCGAGCGTCAATACAAGTTCCGCATCCGAGCGGAAAACATCTACGGCGTCAGCGAGCCCAGCGCCGAGTCCGACCAGGTCACCGTGGGCCTGCCGGACGCCAAGG AGAACCAGGAGGaagcggaagaagaagaagacg ACTCGGAGAAGGAGCCCGACTACCGGCAGGTGACGGTCCGAAACGACGTCAAGGTGAAGGAGCTGTACGACGTGGAGGAAAGGCTGGGCAC GGGCAAGTTCGGTCAGGTGTTCAAACTGCTGGAGAAAGCCACCAAGAAGACGTGGGCGGGCAAGTTCATCAAGGCCTACTCGGCCAAGGACAAAGAAAACGTTCGCCACGAGATCGGCATCATGAACAGCCTTCACCACCCCAAGCTGGTCCAGTGCGTGGACGCCTTTGAGGGCAAGTCCGACATGGTGGTGGTTCTGGAGAT GATCTCCGGCGGCGAACTGTTTGAGCGCATCATCGACGAGGACTTTGAGCTGTCGGAGCGCGAGGTCATCAAGTACATGCTCCAGATCGTGGACGGCGTGGGCTTCATCCACCGCCAGGGCATCGTGCACCTGGACCTCAAGCCCGAGAACATCATGTGCGTCAACAAGATGGGCAGTCGCATCAAGCTCATCGACTTTGGCCTGGCCAGGCGTCTCG AAAACGCCGGCACCCTGAAAGTCTTGTTCGGGACGCCCGAGTTTGTGGCGCCCGAAGTCATCAACTACGAGGCCATCAGTTACCCCACCGACATGTGGAGCATCGGCGTCATTTGCTACATTCT GCTGAGCGGCCTGTCGCCATTCATGGGCGACAACGACAACGAGACGCTGGCCAACGTGACTTCGGCCACGTGGGACTATGAGGACGAGGCCTTCGACGAGATCTCGGATGACGCCAAAGACTTTATCACCCGGCTGCTCAAGAAGGACATGAA GGCGCGCTTGACCTGCCCGCAGTGTCTGGAACACCCCTGGCTGAAGCAGGACACCAACACCATGAAGGCCAAGAAGCTGTCCAAGGAGAGGATGAAAAAGTACATCCTCAGGAGGAAGTGGCAGAAGACGGGCCACGCCATCAAAGCCATCGGCCGCCTCTCCTCCATGGCCATGATGGCGGGGGTCCACGCCAAGAGGGGCTCGCCCACCGAAG AAGACCAGCGCTTCCTGGAGTGCCTGGAGCTGGAACACAAGAGCCAGTGCAAGCCCAGCTTCAGCTCCGTCATCAAAGACGTGGAGGTGGTGGAGGGCAGCGCCGCTCGCTTTGACTGCAAGATCGAAG GTTACCCGGACCCAGAAGTGGTTTGGTACAAGGACGAGCAGCCCATCAAGGAGACCAGACACTTTCAGATCGACTACGACGAGGACGGAAACTGCAGCCTGGTCATTTCCGAG gtGTCGGGCGAAGACGACGCCAAGTACACGGTGAAGGCCGTCAACAGCCTGGGCGAGGACACCTGCACCGCCGAGCTCTTGGTGGAGGTTATGGcgggggaggaagaagaagaagaagaagaagaagaagaagaagaggagtaG
- the mylkb gene encoding myosin light chain kinase, smooth muscle isoform X2 — MDFKANLKGVKAKTEDPRKAPGGAPQQVDFRAVLGKKGGVVKVEKNATSAPAASTADDPKKKPAESADKSVDNCAAGGAPKFSQKLSDATVLDGQRLHLECRLEDGDDGAGGGEASWTLDGKLIKASKFIVLKKQGGVCSLSIDKALPEDEGVYKCKVENSAGRDECSCLVLVEDPPEKSAADKDSKKKTAATSESEARIKKPSSKTPPRQALPPNITEFPEDMKILAGEKVEILCKFSGAPPIHCTWLKFRKPIQEGAAGTSIAGGHGSSLLSIASGQQEHCGCYTVELRNQYGLRQAALNLTIVDKPDPPAKVPALSDVRRSSLTLSWYGPTYDGGSAVQTYHLEMHDSAQGDWKPLVSCNSTSYNVQNLLPERQYKFRIRAENIYGVSEPSAESDQVTVGLPDAKENQEEAEEEEDDSEKEPDYRQVTVRNDVKVKELYDVEERLGTGKFGQVFKLLEKATKKTWAGKFIKAYSAKDKENVRHEIGIMNSLHHPKLVQCVDAFEGKSDMVVVLEMISGGELFERIIDEDFELSEREVIKYMLQIVDGVGFIHRQGIVHLDLKPENIMCVNKMGSRIKLIDFGLARRLENAGTLKVLFGTPEFVAPEVINYEAISYPTDMWSIGVICYILLSGLSPFMGDNDNETLANVTSATWDYEDEAFDEISDDAKDFITRLLKKDMKARLTCPQCLEHPWLKQDTNTMKAKKLSKERMKKYILRRKWQKTGHAIKAIGRLSSMAMMAGVHAKRGSPTEDQRFLECLELEHKSQCKPSFSSVIKDVEVVEGSAARFDCKIEGYPDPEVVWYKDEQPIKETRHFQIDYDEDGNCSLVISEVSGEDDAKYTVKAVNSLGEDTCTAELLVEVMAGEEEEEEEEEEEEEE, encoded by the exons ATGGATTTTAAGGCCAACTTGAAGGGGGTCAAGGCCAAGACGGAGGACCCGCGCAAAGCGCCCGGCGGCGCCCCGCAGCAGGTGGACTTTCGCGCCGTGCTGGGGAAAAAGGGCGGCGTCGTCAAGGTCGAGAAGAACGCCACTTCCGCCCCCGCCGCCTCCACCGCCGATGACCCCAAGAAGAAGCCCGCGGAGAGCGCGGACAAGTCGGTGGACAACTGCGCGGCGGGCGGCGCGCCCAAGTTCTCCCAGAAGCTGAGCGACGCCACGGTCCTGGACGGACAGCGCCTGCACCTGGAGTGCCGATTGGAAGATGGCGACGacggcgccggcggcggcgaggCCAGTTGGACGCTGGACGGGAAACTGATCAAAGCTTCCAAGTTCATCGTCCTCAAAAAGCAAG GTGGCGTCTGTTCGCTGAGCATCGACAAAGCCTTGCCCGAGGACGAAGGCGTCTACAAGTGCAAAGTGGAGAACTCGGCGGGCCGGGACGAATGTTCTTGTCTGGTTCTGGTGGAGg ATCCTCCGGAAAAGTCGGCGGCCGACAAGGATTCCAAGAAGAAGACGGCCGCCACTTCGGAGA GTGAAGCGCGAATCAAGAAGCCCTCTTCCAAGACGCCTCCCAGACAAG CCTTGCCGCCCAACATCACGGAGTTCCCGGAGGACATGAAGATCCTGGCCGGGGAGAAAGTGGAGATCCTGTGCAAGTTCTCGGGAGCCCCGCCCATCCACTGCACCTGGCTCAAGTTCAGGAAACCG ATCCAGGAGGGCGCGGCGGGGACGTCCATCGCCGGCGGCCACGGCAGCAGCCTGCTGAGCATCGCCAGCGGGCAGCAGGAGCACTGCGGCTGCTACACCGTGGAGCTCAGGAACCAATACGGCCTCCGCCAGGCCGCCCTCAACCTCACCATTGTTG ATAAGCCGGACCCGCCGGCCAAGGTCCCGGCCCTGTCCGACGTGAGGCGTTCCAGTCTGACGCTGTCGTGGTACGGCCCCACCTACGACGGCGGCAGCGCCGTGCAGACCTACCACCTGGAAATGCACGACTCCGCCCAGGGGGACTGGAAGCCGCTGGTGTCCTGCAACAGCACCTCCTACAACGTCCAG AACCTCCTCCCCGAGCGTCAATACAAGTTCCGCATCCGAGCGGAAAACATCTACGGCGTCAGCGAGCCCAGCGCCGAGTCCGACCAGGTCACCGTGGGCCTGCCGGACGCCAAGG AGAACCAGGAGGaagcggaagaagaagaagacg ACTCGGAGAAGGAGCCCGACTACCGGCAGGTGACGGTCCGAAACGACGTCAAGGTGAAGGAGCTGTACGACGTGGAGGAAAGGCTGGGCAC GGGCAAGTTCGGTCAGGTGTTCAAACTGCTGGAGAAAGCCACCAAGAAGACGTGGGCGGGCAAGTTCATCAAGGCCTACTCGGCCAAGGACAAAGAAAACGTTCGCCACGAGATCGGCATCATGAACAGCCTTCACCACCCCAAGCTGGTCCAGTGCGTGGACGCCTTTGAGGGCAAGTCCGACATGGTGGTGGTTCTGGAGAT GATCTCCGGCGGCGAACTGTTTGAGCGCATCATCGACGAGGACTTTGAGCTGTCGGAGCGCGAGGTCATCAAGTACATGCTCCAGATCGTGGACGGCGTGGGCTTCATCCACCGCCAGGGCATCGTGCACCTGGACCTCAAGCCCGAGAACATCATGTGCGTCAACAAGATGGGCAGTCGCATCAAGCTCATCGACTTTGGCCTGGCCAGGCGTCTCG AAAACGCCGGCACCCTGAAAGTCTTGTTCGGGACGCCCGAGTTTGTGGCGCCCGAAGTCATCAACTACGAGGCCATCAGTTACCCCACCGACATGTGGAGCATCGGCGTCATTTGCTACATTCT GCTGAGCGGCCTGTCGCCATTCATGGGCGACAACGACAACGAGACGCTGGCCAACGTGACTTCGGCCACGTGGGACTATGAGGACGAGGCCTTCGACGAGATCTCGGATGACGCCAAAGACTTTATCACCCGGCTGCTCAAGAAGGACATGAA GGCGCGCTTGACCTGCCCGCAGTGTCTGGAACACCCCTGGCTGAAGCAGGACACCAACACCATGAAGGCCAAGAAGCTGTCCAAGGAGAGGATGAAAAAGTACATCCTCAGGAGGAAGTGGCAGAAGACGGGCCACGCCATCAAAGCCATCGGCCGCCTCTCCTCCATGGCCATGATGGCGGGGGTCCACGCCAAGAGGGGCTCGCCCACCGAAG ACCAGCGCTTCCTGGAGTGCCTGGAGCTGGAACACAAGAGCCAGTGCAAGCCCAGCTTCAGCTCCGTCATCAAAGACGTGGAGGTGGTGGAGGGCAGCGCCGCTCGCTTTGACTGCAAGATCGAAG GTTACCCGGACCCAGAAGTGGTTTGGTACAAGGACGAGCAGCCCATCAAGGAGACCAGACACTTTCAGATCGACTACGACGAGGACGGAAACTGCAGCCTGGTCATTTCCGAG gtGTCGGGCGAAGACGACGCCAAGTACACGGTGAAGGCCGTCAACAGCCTGGGCGAGGACACCTGCACCGCCGAGCTCTTGGTGGAGGTTATGGcgggggaggaagaagaagaagaagaagaagaagaagaagaagaggagtaG